A single region of the Salvia miltiorrhiza cultivar Shanhuang (shh) chromosome 8, IMPLAD_Smil_shh, whole genome shotgun sequence genome encodes:
- the LOC130999180 gene encoding kiwellin-1-like → MRNFTLGGFLLVLIFLAAYPSDARLQSCKPSGTIKGTTPPPGECNQENDSDCCKAGESYTTYKCSPPVSGSTKAVLTLNSFQKGGDGGGPSECDNKYHSDDTPVVALSTGWYTGGSRCLKNIVISGNGQSVTAMVVDECDSTMGCDDDHDYQPPCPNNIVDASKAVWKALGVDEGDWGELDITWSDA, encoded by the coding sequence ATGAGGAACTTCACCCTAGGAGGATTTCTCCTTGTGCTGATCTTTCTTGCAGCATATCCCTCCGATGCCAGGCTCCAGTCGTGCAAGCCGAGTGGCACGATAAAGGGCACGACTCCGCCACCGGGGGAATGCAATCAGGAGAACGACTCCGACTGCTGCAAAGCAGGGGAGTCATACACAACCTACAAGTGCTCTCCCCCCGTTTCTGGTAGCACGAAGGCAGTTCTGACCCTCAACAGCTTCCAGAAGGGTGGGGACGGAGGCGGCCCATCAGAGTGCGACAACAAGTACCACTCTGACGACACGCCTGTTGTGGCGCTCTCGACTGGATGGTACACCGGAGGATCAAGGTGCCTCAAGAACATTGTCATCAGTGGCAATGGGCAGAGTGTGACTGCCATGGTGGTTGATGAGTGTGACTCGACAATGGGATGCGATGATGACCACGACTACCAGCCTCCGTGTCCTAACAACATCGTTGACGCCTCAAAAGCCGTCTGGAAAGCATTGGGAGTGGATGAAGGTGACTGGGGAGAGTTGGATATCACTTGGTCTGATGCCTAA
- the LOC130999181 gene encoding kiwellin-1-like, giving the protein MMRNLSLGALFLALIFSPHLSEARHRTCKPSGKVKGKKPPEGYCNEDDNICCREGKYYTTYKCSPPVSAATKAVLYVTGFEKGGDGYKPSKCEHKYYSDDTPVVSLPTGWYSGGRRCLNNITISGNGRSVEAMVVDECDSSKGCNAGSDYLPPCSNNVVGASSAVWKALKVPVQDWDELDITWLDA; this is encoded by the coding sequence ATGATGAGGAACTTGAGCTTGGGAGCACTTTTTCTTGCACTGATATTCTCCCCTCATTTATCAGAAGCTCGGCATCGAACCTGCAAGCCGAGTGGCAAAGTGAAGGGAAAGAAGCCACCTGAAGGATACTGCAACGAAGACGACAACATCTGCTGCAGAGAGGGGAAATATTACACTACTTACAAATGTTCTCCACCGGTGTCTGCAGCCACAAAGGCAGTTCTCTACGTCACCGGCTTTGAGAAAGGCGGAGATGGATATAAGCCATCCAAATGCGAGCACAAGTACTACTCGGACGACACACCTGTTGTCTCTCTGCCTACCGGATGGTACAGTGGAGGGAGAAGGTGTCTGAACAACATCACCATAAGTGGTAATGGGCGGAGCGTGGAAGCTATGGTGGTTGATGAGTGTGATTCCTCCAAGGGATGCAATGCAGGCAGCGATTACCTCCCTCCGTGCTCTAACAACGTTGTTGGCGCATCTTCTGCTGTCTGGAAAGCATTGAAGGTGCCCGTGCAAGACTGGGATGAACTGGACATCACCTGGTTGGATGCCTAA